One stretch of Oncorhynchus clarkii lewisi isolate Uvic-CL-2024 chromosome 3, UVic_Ocla_1.0, whole genome shotgun sequence DNA includes these proteins:
- the LOC139386518 gene encoding WASH complex subunit 5-like yields the protein MFTSLAKIIKLQIHAIMEVPTRLDKDKLEGLRPAGARYEVAKLTHAISIFTEGILMMKTTLVGIIKVDPKQLLEDGIRKELVRRVAYALHKGLIFNPKAKTSELMPKLKEMAATMDGFYRSFEYIQDYVSIYGLKIWQEEVSRIINYNVEQECNSFLRTKIQDWQSVYQSTHIPIPKFPAVDESATFIGRLCREILRITDPKATCYMDQLNTWYDLKTHQEVTNNRLFSEIQDTLGTFGLNGLDRLLCFMMVKELQNFLSVFQKTILRDKAMVDVFKAMLSAVNPVKGIVANASKGYANAVAKTQRIWGPYLESIMKVGQMQILRQQIANELNYSCKFDSKHLAAALENLNKSLLADIEAHYQDPSLPYPKEDNNLLYEITASLEAAGIHNPLNKIYITTKRLPYFPIVNFLFIIAQLPKLQYSKNQGMTCRKATDPVDWSPLVLGLLTLLKQFHSRYTEQFLALIGQFIRSVMEQCTSQKIPDMPSDVVGALMFLEDYVRYTKLPRKVAEAHVPSFIFDEFRTVL from the exons GTTGCCAAACTCACCCACGCCATCTCCATCTTCACTGAAGGGATTCTGATGATGAAGACGACGCTGGTTGGAATCATCAAG GTGGATCCCAAGCAGCTCCTGGAAGATGGTATCAGGAAGGAGTTGGTGAGAAGAGTAGCCTACGCTCTACACAAAGGACTTATCTTTAACCCCAAGGCTAAG ACCAGTGAGTTGATGCCGAAGCTGAAGGAGATGGCGGCCACCATGGACGGATTCTACCGGTCCTTTGAGTACATCCAGGATTACGTCTCCATCTACGGCCTGAAGATCTGGCAGGAGGAGGTCTCTCGTATCATCAACTACAACGTGGAGCAGGAGTGCAACAGCTTCCTACGCACCAAG ATCCAGGATTGGCAGAGTGTCTACCAGTCGACCCATATCCCCATACCCAAGTTCCCCGCGGTCGATGAGTCTGCCACCTTCATCGGGCGACTCTGTAGAGAGATCCTCCGCATCACAGACCCCAa AGCGACGTGTTACATGGACCAGTTGAACACCTGGTACGACCTGAAGACCCACCAGGAGGTGACCAACAACCGTCTGTTCTCTGAGATACAGGACACCCTGGGGACCTTCGGCCTCAACGGGCTGGACAGGCTGCTCTGCTTCATGATGGTCAAGGAACTGCAG AACTTCCTGTCGGTGTTTCAGAAGACCATCCTGAGAGACAAGGCTATGGTAGATGTCTTTAAAGCCATGCTGAGCGCTGTCAATCCCGTCAAAGGTATTGTGG CAAATGCCAGTAAAGGTTATGCCAACGCTGTCGCCAAAACACAGAGGATCTGGGGTCCGTACCTGGAGTCCATCATGAAG GTTGGTCAGATGCAGATCCTGAGGCAACAGATCGCCAACGAGTTGAACTACTCCTGCAAGTTTGACTCCAAACACCTCGCTGCTGCTCTGGAAAACCTCAACAA GTCTCTACTGGCGGATATAGAAGCCCACTACCAGGACCCCAGCCTTCCATACCCCAAGGAGGACAACAACCTGCTGTATGAGATCACAGCCTCTCTGGAGGCAGCAGGGATACACAACCCACTCAACAAG ATCTACATTACAACCAAGCGCCTGCCTTACTTTCCTATCGTCAACTTCCTCTTCATCATCGCTCAGCTGCCTAAACTGCAGTACAGCAAAAACCAAG GGATGACGTGCAGGAAAGCCACCGACCCGGTAGACTGGTCTCCTCTGGTTCTTGGCCTGCTCACTCTGCTGAAGCAGTTCCACTCCAGATACACAGAGCAGTTCCTGGCTCTCATTGGGCAATTCATACGCTCTGTCATGGAACAGTGCACCAG TCAGAAGATCCCGGACATGCCGTCCGACGTGGTGGGAGCTCTGATGTTTCTGGAGGATTACGTACGCTACACCAAACTGCCTCGCAAG GTGGCCGAGGCCCACGTGCCAAGTTTCATCTTTGACGAGTTCAGGACAGTCCTGTGA